Part of the Limnothrix sp. FACHB-406 genome, ACCCGAAATCCAGCAGGGCATCATTGCTAACGATCAAGCCCAGATCGAGATCGGCAAGGTTGACCAGACGATGGGCGATCGCATCGAGCAGAACCACAGTGGTTCGGGCGATAACGTTGCGCGTGATAAGCACGTCCATGTCTACCAGTCAGCCCCACCGCCGAAACCGACTGGGGATGGGCCGCCGACGAATTTGCAGGATCGGGGGGTGGCGCGCGATCGCTTCTTTGGACGTGACGATGTGTTGGCAGAGTTGCACCAGTTGCTCCAAACGGGTGATCACCGGGTGGCAATCGCCAGTGTGGATGGCATGGGCGGCGTGGGCAAGAGTGAGCTGGCGGTGCAATATGCGCGGCAACATTTGCACGAAACCTATCGCGGCGGGGTGGTGTGGCTGGCGGGGGAACGGGCGGGGGTTGAGCTGTTGAACTTTGCCCGATCGCGCTTTTTCCCGACGGTTGATCTCGCGGAGTTCGGCGATTTGCCGGAGCAGTTAGACCATTGCTTGGCCCATTGGCCGGCCCAGGAAGTGCCGCCGGAATCGGTGCTGTTGATTTTTGATGATGTGACGGACTATCGCACCCAAGTTGAGGCAATTTTGCCAAGCGATTCGCGATTTCGGGTGCTGATCACGACGCGGGCGAAGTTTCAGGGGGTTGAGCGGCTGGAGTTGCAGGTGCTGACCCCAGAGGCGGCGCTCCAGTTGCTCGAAAGCATTGTGGGAAGGGAGCGGATCGCGGCGGAACCCAAGACGGCGGCGGCGCTGTGCGAATGGCTGGGCTATTTGCCGTTGGGGATTGAGTTGGTGGGCTACTACCTGAAGCGCAAGGCGGATCTGTCGCTGGCCACCATGCAAGAACGGCTGGCGGCGAAACGGTTGCAGGCCCCGGCGATCGCCCCCAAAGATCGAGATTTTCCCGAGGGAATGACGGCGCGGCGCGGGGTGGCGGCGGCCTTTGAGTTGAGCTGGCAAGCGTTGGACTCGGAGGCGCAACGGCTGGCGGTGTTGTTGGGTTGTTTTGGGCCGGCTCCGGTGTTGTGGGAGTGGGTGCAGGGTTGTTTGCCTAACGACGATGAGGAAGAACTCGAAGAGGCGCGAGATCAGTTGGTGAAGCTGAGTTTGGTGAAAGCCGAGGATGGGCAATCTGCTTTGCATCCGCTGATTCGGGAGTTCTTTGCAGCCAAACGGGCGGACTGGCCCGAGGGCGGGGCGCTGCAACAGGCATTTTTGGGGCAAATGGTGAGCGTGGCGCAAACAGTTCCCTATCCGGTGACGCTGGCTGACTTGGCGCGTACCCGCCCCGCCTGGCAACACTTGGAAACGGCAGCGGCGGCCAGTGGCGAGATTAATGATGAAGATTGCATTTGGGCCTTCACCGCACTGGCACGGCTGGCTGAGGGGCAAGGTCTCTGGGACGAAGCCGAACAGCACTACAGCGACTGCTTGAGCACCACCGAACGCCGCTTCGGCCCCGACCATCCTACCACCGCCACCAGCCTCAACGACTTGGCAGGACTCTACTATTCCCAGGGACGATACGAGGCAGCGGAACCCCTCTTTCGGCGATCGCTGGAAATCCGTGAGCAAGTGCTGGGAGTCGACCATCCCGACACCGCCCAAAGCCTCAATAGCTTGGCAAACCTCTACCAATCCCAGGGACGGTACGAGGCAGCGGAACCCCTCTACCGGCGATCGCTGGAAATCCGTGAGCAAGTGCTGGGAGTCGACCATCCCGACACCGCCATCAGCCTCAATAGCTTGGCACACCTCTACAAATCCCAGGGACAGTACAAGGCAGCGGAACTCCTATACCGGGGATCGCTGGAAATCCATAAGCAAGTACTGGGAACTGACCATCCCGACACCGCCACCATCCTCAACAACTTGGCAGGACTCTACCAATCCCAAGGACGGTACGAGGCGGCGGAACACCTCTACCGGCTATCACTGGAAATCCGTGAGCAAGTGCTGGGAGCCGACCATCTCGACACCGCCACCAGCCTCAACAACTTGGCAAACCTCTGCTTATACCAGGGATGGTACGAGGAAGCGGAACCCCTCTTGCGGCGATCACTGGAAATCCGGGAGCGAGTGCTGGGAGCCGACCATCCCTCCACCGCCACCATCCTCAACAACTTGGCAGGACTCTACGAATCCCAGGGACGGTACGAGGCAGCGGAACCTCTCTACCGGCTATCACTGGAAATCAAAGAGCGAGTGCTGGGAGCCGACCATCCCGACACCGCCATCAGCCTCAACAACTTGGCACACCTCTACCAA contains:
- a CDS encoding tetratricopeptide repeat protein, with translation MSDRPEIQQGIIANDQAQIEIGKVDQTMGDRIEQNHSGSGDNVARDKHVHVYQSAPPPKPTGDGPPTNLQDRGVARDRFFGRDDVLAELHQLLQTGDHRVAIASVDGMGGVGKSELAVQYARQHLHETYRGGVVWLAGERAGVELLNFARSRFFPTVDLAEFGDLPEQLDHCLAHWPAQEVPPESVLLIFDDVTDYRTQVEAILPSDSRFRVLITTRAKFQGVERLELQVLTPEAALQLLESIVGRERIAAEPKTAAALCEWLGYLPLGIELVGYYLKRKADLSLATMQERLAAKRLQAPAIAPKDRDFPEGMTARRGVAAAFELSWQALDSEAQRLAVLLGCFGPAPVLWEWVQGCLPNDDEEELEEARDQLVKLSLVKAEDGQSALHPLIREFFAAKRADWPEGGALQQAFLGQMVSVAQTVPYPVTLADLARTRPAWQHLETAAAASGEINDEDCIWAFTALARLAEGQGLWDEAEQHYSDCLSTTERRFGPDHPTTATSLNDLAGLYYSQGRYEAAEPLFRRSLEIREQVLGVDHPDTAQSLNSLANLYQSQGRYEAAEPLYRRSLEIREQVLGVDHPDTAISLNSLAHLYKSQGQYKAAELLYRGSLEIHKQVLGTDHPDTATILNNLAGLYQSQGRYEAAEHLYRLSLEIREQVLGADHLDTATSLNNLANLCLYQGWYEEAEPLLRRSLEIRERVLGADHPSTATILNNLAGLYESQGRYEAAEPLYRLSLEIKERVLGADHPDTAISLNNLAHLYQSQGRYEAAEPLYRRCLEIFLEKLGQDHPNTQTVQENFRIFVQTVIEADRAAELSDHPLTQSILQQLTTPPKTP